The DNA window GGGTGGCGTCTCTACCGGGAATGGCATCTTGTTTGATGCGAAACTCCGGTAACCAGAAGGCATGAATCACGTCTCCCGCTTTGATATTGAGGTGAATAGGATGTCCCACGGGTACGTGTAAATCTCCTCCCACAATGCCCGAATCGGTGTAAGTAAAGATCCAGGCGTATTGGATACCGTTGACCTCCACATAAATTGGTGTTTCGTGATTGCCCTCAGGAGGAGTGCCAATCCCCAAGCTAAGTTGTGATTGATTGGTATCGAAAGCTACTAGGTTATGTTGGGGTTCTTTGTGTTGATGAGACGCCATGGAAGCCATCGGATCTAGTCCTCCCATGGTATTATATACTTCAAAGCTATAGATAGCTAGGATAAAGACGATGATGGTAGGTATAGCCGTCCAAACGATTTCTAAAGGGATGTTGCCTTCTAGAGGAGGACCGTCTGTAGTATCGCCTTCACGTCTACGGAACTTGATTACCACAAAGATTAGGACTCCTTGTACTATCAGGAATAAACCGCAGGCGATCGTCATCATGAAGTTAAAAATACCGTCCACTTGAGCCGCCTCCGCAGAAGCCGCTACTGGCATTAAGCCGTGATTTTGTCCGTACCAGAGACTGACTGCCGTTAAAACGATACCGGCGATCAAAGTAAGAATGTTGCTGGGAATATTCACGGGTTTTTCTTTAACAACAGAACAGGGTTTTAAAAGGTAAAAATGGTAACTTTTTGTTAGGCAAATAAGTCAACTGCTAATATTTTAGCTCAGGTTCAATCTTTATTTTCCTTTCTATATAGGGTAAATCAACATAGCAAAAAAAAAGTTTTTTTACAGTGTTTTTACAATTTTTAAGCTTTTCTTTAGAATTGGCTACAAAAGTTAAATTTTAGTTAAATTTTAGTTAAAATTACCCAGATCAATGTGAAAAATTTTTAAAGTGAGACTAGAGGGAAGTAATAACTAAAAAAAACACTATGGCAGGATCAGTAATTAAAACTAAGATATTTAACAGTGTGGAAATAACGAGCGTGCCCAAGTGGATCCGTCTATTGGTATGGAAGATGATGATCGCGACGCTGTTACTCATGGCGATCGGCAGTGCCACGCGCGTAATGAACGCAGGTTTAGCTTGTCCAGATTGGCCCCTGTGCTATGGTCAATTAGTACCGGGAGCGCAAATGAATCTACAAGTTTTTCTAGAATGGTTTCACCGTCTAGATGCAGCTTTGATTGGTTTAAGCGCGATCGCCTTGATGGGTATAACTTGGTGGTATCAACGACAGCTACCCCCATGGCTACCCTGGGCAGCTACTGGTGCTTTTGCGCTCATTTTGTTTCAAGGTCTTTTGGGAGGCTTAACGGTTACCGAAATGCTACGCTTTGACATTGTAACGGCTCATTTAGCTACGGCTTTGTTATTTTTCTGTACCCTCGTGATTATGGTTAGTTTGCTCACACCCTACCAAGGGACGAATGCGAGCAGTAACCTAGCTTGGTTGAGTGGTACTGCCGCTATCTTAATTTACCTGCAGAGTTTGCTCGGAGCGCTAGTCGCCTCTCGTTGGGCATTGCACCAATGTCTGGGCAACTCCGAACTTTGTCAAGTGATGAATAGCCATATACTGGGAGTTGTCCCACCGACTGTAGCAATTCTAACCCTGACGTTCAAGGCTTGGCAAACCCCCGGTTTACACCCAGTTTTACGTAACCTTGCTAACCTAGCATCTAGCTTGGTTATTTTACAAATTGCTTTAGGTGTGGCTACTTTTCGTCTACATCTACAGGTAGAGCCTTTAACCGTGGCTCATCAAACTGTAGGAGCGACTTTATTAGGAATTTTGGTTGCTTTTACGGTGTTAGCGATACGAGATCAGGCTAACAATTGCGCAAAATTAGAAAATTGGTGTAAAGAATGATTGGGACTACCATTTCCCCCCGTAACGAAAACTTATCACAAGTTATCAAAAGCTACTATCTCTTAACGAAACCGCGGATTATTCCCCTGCTGTTAATTACCACAACTGCTTCTATGTGGATGGCAGCCCATGGAGAGGTAAACTCTTTTGAGGTATGTATCACTCTGATTGGTGGAACTCTAGCCGCAGCTTGCGCTCAAACTCTCAATTGTATCTATGACCAAGATATAGACTATCAAATGAAACGTACGCGCGATCGCCCTATCCCCTCAGGAAAGGTCCAAGCGCGACACGCTTTACTCTTTGCTATCGTTTTGGGAATTATTTCTTTTTCTCTGTTCGTTTACTTTATCAATCTACTTAGCGCCCTCTTGGCGATGTCGGGTATCTTTTTCTATATGCTCGTTTATACCCATCTGCTTAAACGTCATAGTACTCAAAATATCGTCATTGGTGGTGCTGCTGGCGCGATTCCCCCTTTAGTAGGTTGGGCTGCAGTAACTGGAGACCTAAGCTGGGCAGCTTGGGCGTTTTTTGCGATGATTTTCCTCTGGACACCTCCTCATTTTTG is part of the Gloeocapsa sp. PCC 73106 genome and encodes:
- a CDS encoding cytochrome c oxidase subunit II; amino-acid sequence: MNIPSNILTLIAGIVLTAVSLWYGQNHGLMPVAASAEAAQVDGIFNFMMTIACGLFLIVQGVLIFVVIKFRRREGDTTDGPPLEGNIPLEIVWTAIPTIIVFILAIYSFEVYNTMGGLDPMASMASHQHKEPQHNLVAFDTNQSQLSLGIGTPPEGNHETPIYVEVNGIQYAWIFTYTDSGIVGGDLHVPVGHPIHLNIKAGDVIHAFWLPEFRIKQDAIPGRDATLTFTPTRIGEYPVICAELCGAYHGGMKTVLHVLSDEDYQQWVQDNTIAQGELEPKTMAIHTSEMSDGEYLAPYAQEMGVNPEIIAQLKAIQP
- a CDS encoding heme A synthase: MAGSVIKTKIFNSVEITSVPKWIRLLVWKMMIATLLLMAIGSATRVMNAGLACPDWPLCYGQLVPGAQMNLQVFLEWFHRLDAALIGLSAIALMGITWWYQRQLPPWLPWAATGAFALILFQGLLGGLTVTEMLRFDIVTAHLATALLFFCTLVIMVSLLTPYQGTNASSNLAWLSGTAAILIYLQSLLGALVASRWALHQCLGNSELCQVMNSHILGVVPPTVAILTLTFKAWQTPGLHPVLRNLANLASSLVILQIALGVATFRLHLQVEPLTVAHQTVGATLLGILVAFTVLAIRDQANNCAKLENWCKE
- a CDS encoding heme o synthase, giving the protein MIGTTISPRNENLSQVIKSYYLLTKPRIIPLLLITTTASMWMAAHGEVNSFEVCITLIGGTLAAACAQTLNCIYDQDIDYQMKRTRDRPIPSGKVQARHALLFAIVLGIISFSLFVYFINLLSALLAMSGIFFYMLVYTHLLKRHSTQNIVIGGAAGAIPPLVGWAAVTGDLSWAAWAFFAMIFLWTPPHFWSLALMIRDDYAQVEIPMLPVIKGATLTVNQIWVYTWLAVISTFVLVYPLGAVGLIYTLVASVLGMIFIYKAWQLKQDPEDKQSARSLFKYSILYMMLLSTAIVFDSYYL